Proteins co-encoded in one Pseudarthrobacter chlorophenolicus A6 genomic window:
- the glnA gene encoding type I glutamate--ammonia ligase, protein MDRQQEFVLRTIEERDVRFVRLWFTDVVGSLKSVALAPAEVEGAFEEGLGFDGSSIEGLARVFESDMLLQPDPATFQILPWRGETEQTSRMFCDILTPDGEPSTADPRNVLKRTLAKAADMGFTCYTHPEIEFYLLKSQELGADGAPVPVDEGGYFDHVPGGVAQDFRRTAVTMLESVGISVEFSHHEGGPGQNEIDLRYADALQTADNIMTFRTVIKEVALQQGTYATFMPKPFTAHPGSGMHTHFSLFEGDSNAFFEAGSEYQLSKTARQFIAGILKHAPEFTAVTNQFVNSYKRLWGGGEAPSYLSWGHNNRSALVRVPLYKPGKGQSARIEYRGIDSATNPYLAYAVLLGAGLKGIEEGYDLPAAAEDDVWSLSSAERRAMGHDPLPASLHDAIRAMEDSELMPQILGEQVFEHFLRNKRAEWQDYRLQVTPYELQRNLGIL, encoded by the coding sequence ATGGACCGCCAGCAAGAGTTTGTCCTGCGCACTATCGAAGAGCGCGACGTACGTTTCGTGCGCCTGTGGTTCACCGACGTCGTGGGATCGCTGAAGTCCGTGGCATTGGCACCGGCAGAGGTCGAAGGGGCCTTCGAGGAAGGCCTTGGCTTCGACGGTTCCTCCATCGAGGGCCTGGCGCGCGTCTTTGAATCGGACATGCTGCTGCAGCCCGATCCCGCCACCTTCCAGATCCTGCCGTGGCGAGGCGAGACGGAACAGACCTCACGCATGTTCTGCGACATCCTCACCCCCGACGGTGAACCCTCCACCGCTGATCCCCGCAACGTGCTCAAGCGCACCCTGGCCAAGGCCGCGGACATGGGCTTCACCTGCTACACGCATCCGGAGATCGAGTTCTACCTCCTCAAATCGCAGGAGCTCGGTGCTGACGGTGCGCCGGTACCGGTGGACGAGGGCGGCTACTTCGACCACGTGCCGGGCGGTGTGGCCCAGGACTTCCGCCGGACCGCGGTGACCATGCTGGAGTCCGTGGGCATCTCCGTGGAATTCAGCCACCACGAGGGCGGCCCGGGACAGAACGAGATCGACCTCCGGTACGCCGATGCCCTGCAGACGGCGGACAACATCATGACCTTCCGCACGGTCATCAAGGAAGTTGCCCTGCAGCAGGGAACCTACGCCACCTTCATGCCCAAGCCGTTCACGGCCCACCCCGGCTCCGGCATGCACACGCACTTTTCCCTGTTCGAAGGCGACAGCAACGCGTTCTTCGAAGCCGGGTCTGAGTACCAGCTCTCCAAGACAGCGCGCCAGTTCATCGCAGGCATCCTCAAGCACGCTCCTGAGTTCACCGCTGTGACCAATCAGTTCGTGAATTCCTACAAGCGGCTGTGGGGCGGCGGCGAAGCGCCGAGCTACCTCAGCTGGGGCCACAACAACCGTTCCGCCCTGGTCCGCGTTCCCCTGTACAAGCCGGGCAAGGGCCAGTCCGCCAGGATCGAATACCGCGGCATCGATTCCGCCACCAACCCGTACCTGGCGTACGCAGTGCTCCTGGGCGCCGGCCTTAAGGGCATCGAGGAAGGCTACGACCTCCCGGCCGCCGCCGAGGACGATGTCTGGTCGCTGAGCTCGGCCGAACGCCGGGCCATGGGACACGACCCCCTGCCGGCCAGCCTGCATGACGCCATCCGCGCCATGGAGGATTCCGAACTGATGCCGCAGATCCTGGGCGAGCAGGTGTTCGAGCACTTCCTCCGCAACAAGCGGGCCGAATGGCAGGACTACCGCCTGCAGGTGACGCCCTACGAACTGCAGCGCAACCTCGGCATCCTCTAG